Genomic segment of Bacteroides stercoris ATCC 43183:
ATGTTTTGAAATAGAACGCCGGCTGAAAGAAGAACTTGATATTCCGGTGATGCACGACGACCAGCATGGTACGGCCATCATCTCCAGCGCCGGACTGCTGAACGCACTGGAAGTGGCAGGCAAGAAGATTGAAAACGTAAGAATCGTAGTGAACGGCGCAGGCGCTTCCGCCACCTCATGCACCAAACTGTACGAATCGCTCGGCGCACGCCGCGAGAACATCCTGATGCTGGACAGCAAAGGCGTCATCACCAGCGACCGCGAGAACCTGACCGAACAGAAGCGTTACTTTGCAACCGACCGCCGCGACGTACATACCCTTGCCGAAGCCATCAAAGGCGCCGACGTATTCCTCGGCCTTTCCAAAGGCAATGTACTGACGCAGGATATGGTACGCAGCATGGCCGACCACCCCATTGTATTCGCCCTTGCCAACCCTACTCCGGAAATATCCTACGAAGACGCTATGGCAGCGCGTCCGGACGTACTGATGTCTACCGGCCGTTCCGACTATCCGAACCAGATTAACAACGTTATCGGCTTCCCCTATATCTTCCGCGGCGCACTCGATACGCAGGCAAAGGCCATCAACGAAGAGATGAAGATTGCTGCCGTACACGCCATCGCCAATCTTGCCAAACAACCCGTACCCGACGTGGTGAACGAAGCCTACCATGTGAACAACTTCACTTTCGGTCCGGAATACTTCATCCCGAAACCGGTAGACCCGCGCCTCATCACCGAAGTGTCCTGCGCCGTGGCAAAAGCCGCCATGGACAGCGGTGTGGCCCGCAAGCACATTGCAGACTGGGATGCCTACCGCCTGCAACTGCGCGAGCTGATGGGCTATGAAAGCAAGCTCACCCGCCAGCTCTACGACACCGCCCGCCGCAACCCGCAACGTGTGGTATTTGCCGAAGGCATTCACCCCAATATGCTGAAAGCCGCCGTTGAGGCCAAGGCCGAAGGTATCTGCCATCCCATCATATTGGGCAATGACGAAGCTATCGAGAAGCTGGCAAAAGAACTCGACCTCAGCCTCGAAGGCATTGAAATCGTAAACCTGCGCCATCCCAACGAATCGGAACGCCGCGAACGTTACGCACGTATCCTTTCCGAAAAGCGCGCCCGCGAAGGCGTCACCTACGAAGAGGCCAACGACAAGATGTTCGAGCGCAACTACTTCGGCATGATGATGGTGGAAACCGGTGAGGCCGACGCTTTCATCACCGGATTGTACACCAAGTACAGCAACACCATCAAGGTGGCCAAAGAAGTAATCGGCATCCGTCCGGAATTCAAGCACTTCGGCACAATGCACATCCTCAACTCCAAGAAAGGCACGTACTTCCTTGCCG
This window contains:
- a CDS encoding NADP-dependent malic enzyme translates to MAKITKEAALLYHSQGKPGKIEVVPTKPYSTQTDLSLAYSPGVAEPCLEIEKNPQDAYKYTAKGNLVAVISNGTAVLGLGDIGALSGKPVMEGKGLLFKIYAGIDVFDIEVNEKDPDKFIEAVKAIAPTFGGINLEDIKAPECFEIERRLKEELDIPVMHDDQHGTAIISSAGLLNALEVAGKKIENVRIVVNGAGASATSCTKLYESLGARRENILMLDSKGVITSDRENLTEQKRYFATDRRDVHTLAEAIKGADVFLGLSKGNVLTQDMVRSMADHPIVFALANPTPEISYEDAMAARPDVLMSTGRSDYPNQINNVIGFPYIFRGALDTQAKAINEEMKIAAVHAIANLAKQPVPDVVNEAYHVNNFTFGPEYFIPKPVDPRLITEVSCAVAKAAMDSGVARKHIADWDAYRLQLRELMGYESKLTRQLYDTARRNPQRVVFAEGIHPNMLKAAVEAKAEGICHPIILGNDEAIEKLAKELDLSLEGIEIVNLRHPNESERRERYARILSEKRAREGVTYEEANDKMFERNYFGMMMVETGEADAFITGLYTKYSNTIKVAKEVIGIRPEFKHFGTMHILNSKKGTYFLADTLINRHPNAETLIDIAKLSEYTVRFFNHTPVMAMLSYSNFGTDKEGSPVSVHEAVDYMQRNYPDLAIDGEMQVNFAMNRELRDAKYPFTRLKGKDVNTLIFPNLSSANSAYKLLQSMDMDSELIGPIQMGLNKPIHFTDFESSVRDIVNITAVAVIDAIVDKKKAGK